The following coding sequences lie in one Synechococcus sp. CC9902 genomic window:
- the crtE gene encoding geranylgeranyl diphosphate synthase CrtE has product MTAEFDFKAYLGKAKDTVEAALDDSLGPERPESLRDAMRYSLLAGGKRLRPILCLAACELAGGEAKHAVPTAVALEMIHTMSLIHDDLPAMDDDDVRRGRPTNHKVYGEAVAILAGDALLTRAFEMVALRSPGVPAERLLKVVGELSLVAGAPGLVGGQVVDLESEGKQVDLETLEYIHLHKTGALLSACVITGALIGNADDTLITALRTYARGIGLAFQIIDDILDITASSEVLGKTAGKDLLADKTTYPKLLGLEESRKRADDLVREAKEALQPWSEQAMPLLALADFITSRDR; this is encoded by the coding sequence TTCGATTTCAAGGCCTATCTCGGCAAGGCCAAGGACACCGTTGAAGCAGCGCTTGACGACTCCCTCGGACCTGAACGGCCCGAGTCGTTGCGGGATGCCATGCGTTATTCGCTTTTGGCAGGTGGCAAGCGTCTGCGCCCGATTCTTTGCCTTGCGGCCTGTGAATTGGCGGGTGGTGAAGCGAAGCATGCGGTGCCAACGGCGGTCGCCCTCGAGATGATTCACACCATGTCGCTGATCCACGACGATCTGCCGGCGATGGACGACGACGATGTGCGCCGGGGGCGTCCCACCAATCACAAGGTGTATGGGGAAGCCGTGGCGATCTTGGCCGGTGATGCGCTGCTGACCCGCGCCTTCGAAATGGTGGCTTTGCGCAGCCCGGGAGTTCCAGCGGAGCGGCTGCTCAAGGTGGTGGGTGAACTCTCACTGGTGGCCGGAGCACCGGGACTGGTGGGGGGCCAGGTGGTGGATTTAGAGAGTGAAGGGAAGCAGGTGGATCTCGAGACACTCGAGTACATCCATCTCCATAAAACCGGTGCGCTGCTTAGTGCCTGTGTGATCACCGGTGCGTTGATTGGCAATGCAGACGACACCTTGATCACGGCGCTGCGCACCTATGCCCGCGGCATTGGGTTGGCGTTTCAGATCATTGACGACATCCTCGACATCACGGCGAGCAGTGAGGTGCTCGGTAAAACCGCCGGCAAGGACCTGCTGGCCGATAAGACCACTTACCCCAAGCTCTTGGGTTTAGAGGAGTCGAGGAAGCGGGCGGATGATTTGGTGCGAGAGGCGAAGGAAGCTCTGCAACCCTGGTCAGAGCAAGCGATGCCTCTCCTGGCCTTGGCCGACTTCATCACCAGCCGCGATCGATGA
- a CDS encoding divergent PAP2 family protein: protein MIDPSPSHAVLREFFDNSALAWGLVACGVAQLSKLLIELIVHRRWRPAVLVETGGMPSSHSALVTGTAACIGWTQGFDHPTFALATVVAFVVMYDASGIRRAAGYTAERVNALPADLWQDPYEKPLKESLGHSRLQVLVGSMVGPAIALPGLVLVGSPLHLAAAISTAIGAGLG from the coding sequence ATGATCGATCCCTCCCCCTCCCACGCGGTGTTGCGTGAATTTTTCGATAACAGTGCTTTGGCCTGGGGGCTGGTCGCCTGTGGGGTGGCTCAGCTCTCGAAACTGCTGATCGAATTAATCGTCCATCGCCGCTGGCGCCCAGCGGTTTTGGTGGAAACAGGGGGGATGCCTTCCAGTCACTCCGCTCTTGTAACCGGGACGGCTGCTTGCATTGGCTGGACCCAGGGCTTTGACCACCCAACCTTTGCTTTGGCAACCGTGGTGGCGTTTGTGGTGATGTACGACGCCAGTGGTATTCGCCGCGCTGCCGGATACACCGCTGAACGCGTCAATGCTTTACCGGCAGACCTCTGGCAAGACCCCTATGAGAAGCCGTTGAAGGAAAGCCTCGGCCATAGCCGTCTTCAGGTGCTTGTGGGCAGCATGGTGGGACCTGCTATTGCCCTGCCAGGTCTTGTGCTGGTGGGGTCTCCGCTGCATCTTGCAGCCGCAATCAGCACCGCTATCGGGGCTGGGTTGGGGTGA
- a CDS encoding ATP-dependent DNA helicase: MTATAELTADQQQAADAFSTWLATPADGTPFVLSGFAGSGKTFLSMRLLRQVEATGLCWTVVAPTHKAVGVLRQALELEGLQPTWYPSTIHRLLRLKLKRSGDVELCEPTEQTGMALENLGLVLIDEASMVDSTLLGIALQCAHPFKTRLVFVGDPAQLPPIGEENSPVFAMQRRSGAVLQQVVRHQGPVLQLASRIREGVLPCLSPPLLQPIRNEQGQVRCLPQKEWLNQARQSLKAASQQDNPDAARILCYTNRTLERLVPHARRAIHGDMADQMPVLPGEVLISRTAVMAPASRDGEEAGEEPDMVLGSNREVVVLDVTPESCDLLDFGLTEMNGGVPVIETLSAKVSSGDLELTLRLQPPVGSAARLELDGVMQRLRQQAKDAGKKNGRSIWRQYFLVRDAFASLGPAAVLTVHRSQGSSFGEVFVAPDVFRADPRIRQQLCYVAVSRARTGVWMIGGTSSPETTSAWTKAFSTFSD, translated from the coding sequence GTGACCGCCACTGCGGAACTCACGGCGGATCAACAGCAGGCGGCGGATGCTTTTTCCACCTGGTTGGCCACCCCTGCCGATGGAACTCCCTTTGTTCTGAGTGGATTTGCTGGGAGTGGCAAGACGTTTTTGTCGATGCGCCTGTTGCGTCAGGTGGAGGCCACCGGCTTGTGTTGGACCGTCGTCGCCCCCACCCATAAGGCCGTGGGGGTGCTGCGTCAGGCCCTAGAACTCGAAGGGTTGCAACCCACCTGGTATCCCTCCACCATCCACCGCCTCCTGCGGCTGAAGCTCAAACGCTCGGGTGATGTCGAACTCTGTGAGCCCACCGAGCAAACGGGAATGGCTCTCGAGAATCTTGGCTTGGTGCTGATCGATGAAGCCTCGATGGTGGACAGCACCCTGTTGGGGATTGCCCTGCAATGCGCCCATCCCTTTAAAACCCGTTTGGTGTTTGTTGGGGATCCAGCGCAGCTCCCACCGATTGGGGAGGAGAACAGCCCGGTGTTCGCCATGCAACGGCGCAGTGGAGCGGTCTTGCAGCAAGTGGTCCGTCATCAGGGGCCTGTGCTGCAGCTCGCCAGCCGCATACGGGAGGGCGTGCTGCCGTGCTTGTCCCCACCCCTCCTGCAGCCGATCCGTAATGAGCAAGGGCAGGTGCGCTGTCTGCCCCAAAAGGAATGGTTGAACCAAGCCCGCCAATCGTTGAAGGCGGCCTCTCAACAGGACAATCCCGATGCCGCTCGCATTCTTTGCTACACCAATCGCACCCTCGAGCGGCTAGTGCCCCACGCGCGTCGGGCGATCCATGGCGACATGGCGGATCAGATGCCCGTATTGCCTGGCGAAGTGTTGATTAGCCGCACCGCGGTGATGGCCCCAGCCTCCCGGGATGGAGAAGAAGCCGGGGAAGAGCCCGACATGGTGCTGGGATCCAACCGAGAGGTGGTGGTGCTGGATGTGACGCCTGAATCCTGCGATTTGCTGGATTTCGGTTTAACGGAGATGAACGGAGGGGTGCCCGTGATTGAAACGCTGTCGGCCAAGGTGAGCTCCGGTGATCTCGAGCTCACGCTTCGGTTGCAGCCCCCTGTTGGCAGTGCGGCGCGCCTGGAATTGGATGGCGTCATGCAGCGGTTGCGGCAACAGGCCAAAGACGCCGGTAAAAAAAATGGGCGCAGCATTTGGAGGCAGTATTTCCTCGTTCGCGATGCCTTTGCATCCCTCGGGCCCGCCGCTGTTTTAACGGTGCATCGCAGCCAGGGCAGCAGCTTCGGTGAAGTCTTTGTGGCGCCTGATGTGTTCCGTGCTGATCCGCGCATCCGACAACAGCTTTGCTACGTCGCAGTGTCGCGGGCGCGGACCGGCGTGTGGATGATTGGTGGAACGTCATCGCCAGAGACCACTTCGGCGTGGACCAAAGCCTTTTCAACGTTTTCTGATTGA
- a CDS encoding GAP family protein has translation MNDPKIWTELVSYGIGVALSPIHLVLLLLLLLGDAPRRRGGLFVMGWWLTSALVVLGLLTLGHGLLLDMSHGSKHRTGLDLIAGGALVALGGRELIRSWLNQDGPPGWSRSVDRFAALPLPLLLLISSATEIISPDDLLLFAKTAGVILAQGLSLQGEIASSLVFSLSASVLLLLPLVAVLLGRESVLPMLQQGKTTLLNRGELVVGSVSLGLGGYLSWQGITGLALR, from the coding sequence ATGAATGATCCAAAAATCTGGACGGAATTGGTGTCTTACGGCATTGGTGTGGCCTTATCACCGATCCATTTGGTGTTGTTGCTGCTGCTGTTGCTGGGGGATGCACCACGTCGACGCGGCGGTTTGTTTGTGATGGGTTGGTGGCTCACCAGTGCCCTGGTGGTGCTCGGATTGCTCACCCTGGGGCACGGCCTTTTGCTGGACATGAGCCATGGATCCAAACACCGCACCGGGCTTGATCTGATCGCAGGCGGAGCCTTAGTCGCCCTCGGGGGACGGGAGCTGATCCGCAGTTGGCTCAATCAAGACGGCCCCCCAGGTTGGAGCCGAAGTGTGGATCGCTTTGCCGCCCTGCCCCTGCCGCTACTGCTGTTGATCAGCAGTGCCACCGAAATCATCAGCCCAGACGACCTGCTGCTCTTCGCGAAAACCGCCGGAGTGATTCTTGCCCAAGGACTCAGCCTGCAGGGGGAGATCGCGTCGAGCCTGGTGTTCAGCCTGTCGGCCAGCGTGTTGTTGCTACTGCCTTTGGTGGCGGTTTTGCTTGGGCGGGAAAGCGTTTTGCCGATGTTGCAGCAAGGAAAAACCACCCTGCTCAACCGTGGGGAATTGGTGGTGGGCAGCGTGAGCTTGGGCCTAGGTGGCTACCTGAGTTGGCAAGGCATCACCGGGCTTGCCCTGCGTTAA
- a CDS encoding histidine phosphatase family protein, translating to MAEMSSQVMKRQVMQRQLWLFRHGATEWALRGQHTGVTDLPLLPEGEAEARALAPILSNQHFAAVFSSPLQRARRTCVLSGLGEQMQICKSLTEWNYGDYEGITTAEIRHQQPTWSVWTHGCPNGEQVDQVQRRSEQTIDTMLTIPEPGDIALFAHGHSLRALAGTWLGLGAAGGRLLQLGTGTISILGWERETRTLARWNAPTPSTPHE from the coding sequence ATGGCTGAGATGTCGAGCCAAGTGATGAAGCGCCAAGTGATGCAGCGCCAACTGTGGCTCTTCCGGCATGGCGCCACGGAATGGGCTCTTCGTGGTCAACACACCGGCGTCACCGATCTTCCACTGCTGCCGGAAGGAGAAGCAGAGGCCAGAGCCCTGGCCCCCATCCTCAGCAATCAGCATTTCGCCGCAGTGTTCAGCTCACCCCTGCAACGGGCCCGTCGCACCTGTGTTCTCAGTGGGCTGGGCGAACAGATGCAGATCTGCAAGTCGTTGACCGAATGGAACTATGGCGATTACGAGGGAATCACGACTGCCGAAATACGGCATCAGCAGCCCACTTGGAGCGTCTGGACCCATGGATGTCCGAATGGGGAGCAGGTGGACCAAGTGCAGCGGCGCAGTGAACAGACCATCGACACGATGCTGACGATTCCTGAGCCGGGGGATATCGCCCTATTTGCCCATGGCCATAGCTTGCGAGCCCTAGCCGGGACCTGGCTGGGACTTGGAGCTGCTGGGGGGCGACTGCTCCAGCTAGGAACTGGAACGATCAGCATTTTGGGCTGGGAACGGGAGACCCGGACCCTTGCGCGCTGGAATGCCCCGACGCCAAGCACCCCGCATGAATGA
- a CDS encoding acylphosphatase: MARRTRNRSEIIARRFVSRQQPTRTQPFVERWRWIIQGQVQGVGFRASCSRRALDMGLKGWVRNLQDGSVEVQAEGPPIALAELRAWCEKGPLGAQVKRVKPCQMPVRGDDWFEVRY, encoded by the coding sequence ATGGCGCGCCGCACTCGCAACCGAAGCGAGATCATTGCCAGGCGTTTTGTAAGCCGACAGCAGCCAACGCGAACACAACCATTTGTGGAGCGCTGGCGCTGGATTATTCAAGGCCAAGTGCAGGGCGTTGGATTTCGAGCTAGCTGCAGCCGTCGTGCTTTGGATATGGGCCTCAAGGGATGGGTTCGGAACCTGCAGGACGGCAGTGTTGAAGTGCAGGCGGAAGGCCCACCCATTGCTCTTGCAGAACTGAGGGCCTGGTGCGAAAAGGGACCGCTTGGGGCTCAAGTGAAACGGGTGAAACCATGCCAGATGCCAGTGCGGGGGGACGACTGGTTTGAAGTGCGTTACTAA
- a CDS encoding cobyrinate a,c-diamide synthase encodes MAVVIAAPASGSGKTLISLALLSWARARGESVQPFKVGPDYLDPQLLSEAAGRSCRNLDLNLCGEPWVRKAFHGYGGNGSMALIEGVMGLFDGIGSTEEGSTAAIARLLTLPVVLVVDAGGQAASLGALVRGFRDHDPRLNLAGVVINRVNSDRHRALLQDVLDRLGVPLLGCMPRTDALQLPSRHLGLAPAHELDDLAQRRQAWADLAEQHLDLSTLAPLMRAPAAGPSVFADIPPGRGPSLPVAVAADAAFHFRYPETGELLEHLGMPAVPWSPLADEAIPKEAKGLILPGGFPEQHAAQISQAIKSLNSLRQFCHQRPVYAECGGMLLLGRHLSDLDGNTHPMANVLPFEARRGRLQVGYRRLQPRGDGLLVKQGEQFTGHEFHRWELVDSRGADDGSVLWEIDGWRVSQRPEGWNKRTLHASWVHLHWASCSTICFRWRAALATEARSLPGVL; translated from the coding sequence ATGGCCGTTGTGATTGCCGCACCGGCCAGTGGCAGCGGCAAAACCCTCATCAGCCTTGCCCTCTTGAGCTGGGCTCGGGCACGCGGTGAGTCGGTTCAACCGTTCAAAGTGGGGCCCGATTACCTCGACCCGCAGTTGCTGAGTGAGGCGGCGGGGCGTTCCTGCCGCAACCTCGATCTCAATCTTTGCGGGGAGCCATGGGTGCGTAAAGCCTTCCATGGCTATGGCGGGAACGGCTCCATGGCTCTCATCGAAGGCGTCATGGGACTCTTCGATGGCATTGGCAGTACGGAGGAAGGCAGTACAGCCGCGATCGCTCGGCTTCTCACTCTCCCCGTGGTTTTGGTGGTGGATGCCGGTGGCCAAGCAGCCTCGCTTGGGGCACTCGTGCGTGGATTCAGAGATCACGACCCAAGGCTCAACCTCGCGGGCGTTGTGATCAACCGTGTGAACAGCGATCGACATCGCGCCCTGCTGCAGGACGTACTGGACCGACTCGGCGTACCCCTGCTGGGCTGCATGCCTCGAACAGATGCCTTGCAACTACCCAGCCGACATTTGGGACTGGCTCCAGCCCACGAGCTAGACGATTTGGCGCAACGGCGGCAAGCCTGGGCCGACTTGGCCGAACAGCATCTCGACCTGAGCACCCTGGCGCCTTTGATGCGGGCCCCTGCTGCGGGCCCTTCGGTGTTCGCAGACATCCCACCAGGCCGTGGTCCATCTCTGCCTGTGGCCGTGGCGGCTGATGCCGCCTTCCATTTCCGCTATCCCGAAACGGGCGAATTATTGGAGCACCTGGGGATGCCCGCTGTGCCCTGGAGCCCTCTGGCCGATGAGGCGATTCCAAAGGAGGCCAAGGGTTTAATCCTCCCAGGGGGGTTCCCGGAACAACACGCCGCCCAGATCAGCCAGGCCATCAAAAGCCTCAACTCGCTCCGCCAGTTTTGCCATCAGCGCCCGGTCTATGCCGAATGTGGCGGCATGTTGTTGCTCGGGCGGCACCTCAGCGATCTCGATGGCAACACCCATCCCATGGCCAATGTGCTTCCCTTTGAAGCTCGCCGCGGCCGACTGCAGGTGGGATATCGCCGCCTGCAACCCCGGGGTGATGGGTTGCTGGTGAAGCAAGGCGAACAGTTCACCGGCCATGAATTTCACCGCTGGGAATTGGTCGACTCCAGAGGGGCAGACGACGGATCCGTGCTGTGGGAGATTGATGGCTGGCGAGTGAGCCAACGTCCGGAAGGATGGAACAAACGGACGTTGCACGCGAGCTGGGTACACCTGCATTGGGCCAGTTGTTCGACGATTTGCTTCCGATGGCGCGCCGCACTCGCAACCGAAGCGAGATCATTGCCAGGCGTTTTGTAA
- a CDS encoding glucose-6-phosphate dehydrogenase assembly protein OpcA gives MSPQLTLQTPLELVPSEVPTYLEQLWSPEQQGSTGTGASTFCLLIWQPAWAEQHLVRSGRLKGPITGQQTSDLIAAGRQAITEADLPLSTPPLDGAVIEAVARLQGDATAEDLRGQYIDPALSALMPRRLITLAPTVAPSKGLETLVAAYCPLPEEGGGTTACGDVVVLRGGDAALQDGMTILEPLLPASMPTWVWWNGFLDEAPELMARVACTSRRLIIDSAVGQPRQCLEVLRQRVESGQAVNDLNWLRLRSWRETLAMVFDPPDRRDALSHVTQLDIDVEGHHPAQGLLLAAWIADRLGWTLDSAKTIDEETTAQFHRPDGTAVNVHLMGVPVGQPNVHAGQIVGMRLICQPDNGKGVCVILCADSGGCMRLEGGGMANLDLHEDIVPVQHATPEMDVARLLGGGHDSTNPLLAAAAPLAAKLLG, from the coding sequence ATGTCTCCCCAGCTCACCCTGCAGACCCCTCTGGAACTGGTCCCCTCGGAGGTACCCACCTACCTCGAACAGCTCTGGTCACCAGAACAACAGGGCAGCACCGGCACCGGGGCATCAACCTTTTGCCTGTTGATTTGGCAACCCGCCTGGGCAGAACAACATTTGGTGCGAAGTGGACGTCTAAAAGGACCCATTACTGGCCAACAAACCAGTGATTTGATTGCTGCGGGGCGGCAGGCGATCACAGAGGCCGATCTCCCCCTCAGCACTCCCCCTCTCGACGGGGCTGTCATCGAGGCCGTCGCCCGATTGCAGGGTGATGCCACGGCAGAAGACCTACGGGGGCAGTACATCGATCCTGCGCTCAGCGCACTGATGCCACGCCGGTTGATCACCTTGGCGCCAACGGTTGCACCCAGCAAGGGTCTTGAAACCCTCGTTGCGGCCTACTGCCCCCTGCCGGAAGAGGGTGGCGGGACCACAGCATGCGGCGACGTGGTGGTACTGAGGGGAGGCGATGCGGCCCTTCAAGACGGGATGACAATCCTTGAGCCCCTTCTCCCAGCATCGATGCCGACATGGGTTTGGTGGAACGGCTTCCTCGATGAAGCCCCTGAGCTGATGGCTCGCGTCGCCTGCACGTCCCGTCGACTCATCATCGACAGCGCCGTGGGCCAACCCCGCCAGTGCCTCGAGGTGCTGCGCCAACGCGTCGAATCTGGCCAGGCCGTCAATGATCTGAACTGGCTACGGCTGCGCAGCTGGCGTGAAACCTTGGCCATGGTGTTTGATCCGCCGGATCGCCGTGATGCCCTCAGTCACGTCACCCAATTGGATATCGATGTGGAAGGGCACCATCCAGCGCAGGGGCTTCTGCTGGCGGCCTGGATTGCAGACCGACTGGGGTGGACGCTCGATTCGGCCAAAACGATCGATGAGGAAACCACCGCCCAGTTCCATCGCCCCGATGGAACTGCTGTGAACGTCCACTTGATGGGCGTACCCGTGGGGCAACCCAATGTTCATGCCGGACAAATCGTGGGCATGCGACTGATCTGCCAACCCGATAACGGCAAAGGGGTCTGTGTAATCCTCTGCGCTGATTCAGGCGGATGCATGCGTTTAGAAGGGGGCGGCATGGCCAACCTCGACTTGCACGAAGACATCGTTCCCGTGCAACACGCCACTCCTGAAATGGACGTAGCCCGACTGCTCGGCGGTGGCCACGACAGCACCAACCCGCTCCTGGCGGCGGCGGCACCGCTGGCGGCCAAGTTGCTGGGTTGA
- the zwf gene encoding glucose-6-phosphate dehydrogenase, whose protein sequence is MVATITNPLRVGLRQERVIAPQCLVIFGASGDLTHRKLVPALFELFKQRRLPSEFALLGCARRPWTDDVFRGKMAEALAPRIAENPAAWDQFVGKLFYEPVDLQKPEDVVRLGGRLELIDQQCATRSNRTFYLSVSPNFYASGCRALSDAGLLKDPKRSRVVIEKPFGRDYGSAQALNKVVQTCGQENQIFRIDHYLGKETVQNIMVLRFANTIFEPIWNRNYISSVQITASETVGVEERAGYYESSGALRDMVQNHLTQMLAITAMEPPGRFDPEAIRNEKAKVLQAAHLADELEPWNCCVRGQYGPGGTKDNPLAGYRQEPGVEPNSTTETYVAMKLFIDNWRWQGVPFYVRTGKRLAKRLSEVVLTFREAPVHLFDAATGGPTANQLILRIQPDEGAEFRFEVKSPGSGMRSRPIDMEFSYDESFGEPSDEGYVRLLADAMLSDPTLFTRADEVEAAWRLYTPLLELIEDSPWQLPIHPYESRTWGPAAADALLARDGLLWRRP, encoded by the coding sequence ATGGTCGCCACGATCACCAATCCGCTCCGCGTTGGACTTCGACAGGAACGGGTCATTGCACCGCAATGTTTGGTGATTTTTGGAGCCAGCGGCGATTTAACCCACCGCAAACTTGTGCCGGCGTTGTTCGAACTGTTCAAACAACGCCGACTCCCCAGTGAATTCGCTCTTTTGGGTTGCGCCCGTCGCCCTTGGACCGATGACGTGTTTCGGGGAAAAATGGCTGAAGCACTCGCCCCCCGCATTGCAGAGAATCCAGCGGCGTGGGATCAATTCGTCGGCAAGCTGTTTTACGAACCAGTTGACCTGCAAAAACCAGAGGATGTCGTGCGGCTCGGCGGACGCCTTGAACTGATCGATCAACAGTGCGCCACTCGGAGCAATCGCACCTTCTACCTCTCGGTGTCTCCCAATTTCTATGCAAGCGGTTGTCGTGCCCTATCCGATGCAGGCCTTCTGAAGGATCCCAAACGCAGCCGCGTTGTGATCGAAAAGCCCTTTGGACGTGATTACGGCAGTGCACAAGCCTTGAACAAGGTGGTTCAAACCTGCGGTCAAGAAAATCAGATCTTCCGCATCGACCATTACCTCGGCAAGGAAACCGTCCAAAACATCATGGTGCTGCGATTTGCCAACACCATTTTCGAGCCAATCTGGAATCGCAATTACATCTCGAGCGTCCAAATCACCGCCTCCGAAACCGTTGGCGTGGAAGAACGTGCGGGGTACTACGAAAGCTCTGGGGCCCTGCGGGACATGGTGCAAAACCATCTCACCCAAATGTTGGCCATCACAGCGATGGAACCCCCGGGGCGGTTTGACCCCGAAGCGATCCGCAATGAAAAAGCCAAGGTGCTGCAAGCTGCCCATCTCGCAGACGAACTTGAGCCGTGGAACTGCTGTGTTCGCGGGCAATATGGCCCCGGCGGAACGAAGGACAACCCTCTTGCGGGATATCGCCAGGAGCCAGGGGTTGAACCGAACAGCACCACCGAGACCTATGTGGCGATGAAGCTCTTCATCGACAATTGGCGCTGGCAGGGGGTGCCCTTCTACGTCCGGACGGGCAAACGACTCGCCAAACGTCTCAGTGAAGTGGTGCTCACCTTCCGGGAAGCCCCTGTGCACCTTTTTGATGCTGCAACCGGAGGACCCACCGCGAACCAGCTGATTTTGCGCATCCAACCGGATGAGGGTGCCGAATTCCGCTTCGAAGTGAAGTCTCCAGGTTCTGGCATGCGCAGTCGGCCGATCGACATGGAGTTCTCCTACGACGAGTCGTTTGGAGAGCCCTCTGATGAGGGCTATGTGCGCTTGCTGGCCGATGCCATGCTCAGCGACCCAACCCTGTTCACCCGTGCCGACGAGGTGGAAGCGGCTTGGCGCCTGTACACACCGCTGCTCGAGCTGATTGAAGACAGCCCCTGGCAACTGCCGATCCATCCCTACGAATCGCGCACCTGGGGGCCAGCCGCCGCCGATGCTCTGCTCGCCCGTGACGGGTTGCTTTGGCGACGGCCTTAA
- a CDS encoding FAD-binding oxidoreductase has protein sequence MRVSQAASGHTTSGLFTVVASGRQAGSRPTVVQSYTVPLRQLSTTFKQITASGARILSVTAASQDLPAPAAPVAAPSAPPKKATSKPSKKAVTSSAPKKKPHANVPVNTYKPKTPFMGTVTENYSLLTDGAIGRVQHITFDLAGGEPQLEYVEGQSIGIIPEGNDANGKPHKLRLYSIASTRHGDSYNDSTVSLCVRQLEYKNEAGEQIYGVCSSYLCDIEPGTKVKITGPVGKEMLLPEDEDANIIMLATGTGIAPMRTYLRRMFESKERKANGWSFKGKAWLFMGAPKTANLLYDDDFNNYLKEYPDNFRYTKAISREEQNSKGGRMYIQDRVSEHADEIFAMIEDPKTHVYMCGLRGMEPGIDEAMSAAAAAKGLDWKELRPQLKKADRWHVETY, from the coding sequence ATGCGGGTGTCTCAAGCAGCGTCAGGTCACACCACGTCAGGCCTGTTCACTGTTGTTGCCAGCGGTCGTCAGGCAGGCTCCCGCCCGACCGTGGTGCAGAGCTACACCGTGCCACTTCGCCAGCTTTCCACAACTTTTAAGCAAATCACGGCGTCTGGAGCCAGAATTCTTTCAGTGACTGCGGCAAGTCAGGACCTTCCTGCTCCTGCCGCCCCTGTGGCCGCCCCGAGCGCCCCTCCCAAAAAAGCCACCTCCAAACCTTCTAAAAAAGCCGTGACGTCTAGCGCCCCGAAGAAGAAGCCCCACGCCAACGTTCCGGTTAACACCTACAAACCCAAGACTCCGTTCATGGGCACGGTGACCGAAAACTATTCCCTGCTGACGGACGGTGCCATCGGCCGGGTTCAGCACATCACCTTCGATTTAGCTGGTGGCGAACCTCAGCTGGAATACGTCGAAGGGCAGAGCATTGGCATCATTCCCGAAGGAAACGACGCCAACGGCAAACCTCACAAGCTGCGGCTGTATTCCATCGCCAGCACACGCCACGGCGACAGCTACAACGACAGCACCGTTTCCCTTTGTGTTCGCCAGCTCGAATACAAAAACGAAGCCGGTGAACAGATCTACGGCGTTTGCTCCAGCTATCTGTGTGACATCGAGCCGGGCACCAAGGTCAAAATCACAGGACCGGTCGGCAAGGAAATGCTCCTTCCTGAAGACGAAGACGCCAACATCATCATGTTGGCCACAGGCACTGGTATTGCTCCGATGCGCACCTACCTACGACGCATGTTCGAGTCGAAGGAGCGCAAAGCCAATGGTTGGTCGTTCAAGGGCAAAGCATGGCTGTTCATGGGTGCTCCCAAAACAGCCAACCTTCTCTACGACGACGATTTCAATAACTACCTGAAGGAATATCCCGACAACTTCCGCTACACCAAGGCCATCAGTCGGGAAGAGCAGAACAGCAAAGGCGGCCGGATGTACATCCAAGATCGCGTTTCAGAACATGCCGATGAAATCTTCGCCATGATCGAAGACCCCAAAACCCACGTTTATATGTGCGGTCTTCGGGGCATGGAGCCAGGCATCGATGAAGCGATGTCTGCTGCCGCTGCCGCCAAGGGCTTGGACTGGAAGGAATTGCGTCCGCAACTCAAGAAAGCCGACCGTTGGCACGTCGAAACCTATTAA
- a CDS encoding SRPBCC family protein: MFRRDPSASSSLESEAIEQTMERLPQGVRRLAAQLRTPLEIDELWEVLTDYENLSKFIPNLSSSQLVHREGHTVRLQQVGSQQLLGLRFSAQVQLELTEFRSEGLLSFKMVKGDFRRFEGAWRVNELADGCSLVYELTVQGCIGMPIALIEERLRDDLSSNLQAVMMEAKRRRG, translated from the coding sequence ATGTTTCGACGCGATCCCAGCGCCAGCTCCTCGCTCGAGAGCGAAGCGATCGAACAGACCATGGAACGCCTTCCCCAGGGGGTTCGGCGCCTCGCTGCTCAACTCAGAACTCCCCTAGAAATTGATGAGCTTTGGGAGGTTTTGACCGATTACGAAAATCTCTCGAAATTTATTCCGAACCTAAGTTCAAGCCAGTTGGTGCATCGCGAAGGTCACACTGTCCGATTGCAGCAAGTGGGAAGCCAACAATTGTTGGGTCTTCGATTTTCAGCGCAGGTGCAACTCGAACTCACTGAATTCCGCTCCGAAGGTCTGCTCAGTTTCAAGATGGTGAAGGGTGATTTTCGTCGTTTTGAAGGCGCTTGGCGCGTGAATGAGCTTGCCGACGGTTGCTCTCTCGTTTATGAACTCACGGTTCAAGGCTGTATTGGTATGCCAATTGCTTTGATCGAAGAACGGCTGCGCGACGACCTCTCGAGCAATCTGCAAGCCGTGATGATGGAAGCGAAACGACGTCGCGGTTGA